The Desmonostoc muscorum LEGE 12446 genome includes a region encoding these proteins:
- a CDS encoding glutathione S-transferase family protein, producing MEILRLYDFLPSGNGYKIRLLLTQLGMPFERVEVNILKGETRTAEFLSKNPNGKIPVLEIQPGKYLSESNAILVYLSEGTEFLPYDRFLRSQVLQWLFFEQYSHQPFIARSRFWISILGKPEEYSEAIKQKREPGYAALNLMEKHLTDRTFFVGERYTIADIALFAYTHVADEGGFDLTQFPAIQAWIERVKAQSTYISIKDVHKDIEY from the coding sequence ATGGAAATACTGCGTTTGTACGATTTTTTACCTTCTGGTAATGGTTACAAGATACGTCTTTTATTGACACAGCTAGGTATGCCTTTTGAGAGAGTAGAGGTTAATATCTTAAAGGGGGAGACTCGAACAGCAGAATTTTTAAGTAAAAATCCCAATGGCAAGATTCCCGTTTTGGAAATCCAACCAGGAAAATATTTGTCAGAGTCAAATGCTATATTGGTTTATCTGAGTGAAGGTACAGAATTTTTACCTTACGATCGCTTTTTGCGATCGCAGGTGCTGCAATGGTTATTTTTTGAACAGTATAGCCATCAGCCTTTTATTGCCAGATCGAGATTTTGGATTTCTATTTTAGGTAAACCTGAAGAATATAGTGAAGCTATAAAGCAAAAACGTGAACCAGGTTATGCAGCACTTAACTTGATGGAAAAACACTTAACTGATCGCACTTTTTTTGTAGGAGAGCGTTACACAATTGCTGATATTGCCTTGTTCGCCTACACTCATGTAGCTGATGAAGGCGGGTTTGATTTAACACAATTTCCTGCTATCCAAGCTTGGATAGAAAGAGTCAAAGCGCAGTCCACGTATATTAGTATTAAGGATGTACACAAAGATATAGAATATTAA
- a CDS encoding DUF2231 domain-containing protein — protein METTETTQTNSTPFPNIPPVIESNDSEYRDSGVPSTVAIAGHPLHPLSVIFPIAFLAAALGSDFGYWLTNDFFWARASLWLIGLGLAGGLLAAAIGLSDFLKIERVRKRTAGWVHLILNVSILVLTLVNFLLRLGDPESRILPWGLVLSAIVGTLTSASGWFGAELSYRHKIGVVGAGSRRYP, from the coding sequence ATGGAAACTACAGAAACAACCCAAACAAATTCAACACCTTTTCCAAATATTCCACCAGTTATTGAAAGTAACGATAGTGAGTATCGTGATAGTGGCGTACCCAGCACAGTTGCGATCGCCGGACATCCCCTCCACCCCCTGAGTGTGATCTTCCCCATCGCCTTTTTAGCCGCCGCTTTGGGAAGCGATTTCGGCTACTGGTTAACTAATGATTTCTTCTGGGCCAGGGCTTCGCTATGGTTAATCGGACTCGGATTAGCTGGAGGCCTCCTCGCAGCCGCGATCGGTCTGAGTGACTTTTTGAAAATCGAACGAGTCCGCAAGCGTACCGCCGGTTGGGTGCATTTGATACTTAACGTTTCTATCCTGGTTTTAACACTCGTTAACTTCCTCCTGCGCTTGGGTGACCCTGAATCCCGAATACTACCTTGGGGATTGGTTCTCTCGGCGATTGTTGGTACACTCACTAGCGCTTCCGGCTGGTTCGGTGCTGAACTCTCCTATCGCCACAAAATCGGTGTAGTGGGTGCTGGTAGTCGAAGATATCCATAA
- a CDS encoding ribosomal maturation YjgA family protein, whose translation MLIVVPMGFFFKYYASPGYKWFNDYGGDILYEIFWCLFGFCFFRSRAAVIQIPIWVFVITCIIEFLQLWHPPLLDEIRATFIGKLLLGTTFVWWDFPHYLLGCILGWFWLQQLQKIGYAKKS comes from the coding sequence ATGCTCATCGTTGTACCGATGGGTTTTTTCTTTAAGTATTACGCTAGCCCCGGCTATAAGTGGTTTAATGACTACGGAGGAGATATACTTTACGAAATATTTTGGTGTCTGTTTGGATTTTGCTTTTTTAGAAGTCGAGCAGCGGTAATCCAAATTCCAATATGGGTTTTTGTCATCACCTGTATAATAGAATTCTTGCAACTTTGGCATCCGCCACTATTAGACGAGATTCGCGCCACCTTCATAGGTAAATTGTTACTTGGTACTACCTTTGTTTGGTGGGATTTTCCTCATTACCTGTTGGGTTGTATCTTAGGTTGGTTCTGGCTGCAACAATTACAAAAAATCGGTTATGCAAAAAAAAGTTAA
- a CDS encoding LmeA family phospholipid-binding protein → MPENPGLGEQALNKAAKIGLSSQLDEVKNLNVNIKTDPLKVVQGEVDIVTIEGEGLVMQKDLRMEELEMQMSSVAINPLSVAFGKIELTKPTEASTRVVLTEADINRAFNSEYVRSQLQNQKIHVNGQQTTIEPQHVDFRLPGDGKIALNASVKLVETGENQQVAFSAVPWINANGKSVYLENVEYGESEEISPDLTKALIDQTSEILNLSNFDLEGMNLQVNQLKVEVGKLTLQAQAYVERIPSA, encoded by the coding sequence ATGCCAGAGAATCCTGGATTAGGAGAACAGGCGCTGAATAAAGCGGCAAAAATAGGATTATCTAGCCAGTTAGATGAAGTAAAAAATTTAAATGTAAATATCAAAACCGATCCACTCAAAGTGGTTCAGGGAGAGGTAGATATAGTCACAATTGAAGGCGAAGGTTTAGTAATGCAGAAAGACCTCCGGATGGAGGAATTGGAAATGCAAATGAGTAGTGTTGCCATCAATCCTCTGAGCGTGGCTTTTGGCAAAATTGAACTCACAAAACCTACTGAAGCTAGTACACGAGTTGTTTTAACCGAAGCCGATATCAATCGCGCCTTTAACTCTGAATATGTGCGCTCGCAACTACAAAATCAAAAAATACACGTTAACGGACAACAGACGACTATTGAACCGCAACATGTAGACTTTCGGCTACCTGGTGATGGAAAAATAGCACTAAACGCCAGCGTAAAATTAGTAGAAACAGGCGAAAATCAGCAAGTTGCCTTTTCAGCAGTGCCTTGGATCAATGCTAATGGAAAAAGTGTTTATCTGGAAAATGTTGAGTATGGCGAAAGTGAAGAAATATCGCCAGATTTGACAAAAGCTTTGATAGATCAAACCAGCGAAATTTTGAATTTGAGTAACTTTGATTTGGAGGGAATGAACCTGCAAGTTAACCAACTAAAAGTAGAAGTAGGTAAACTCACTCTGCAAGCCCAAGCTTATGTAGAACGAATTCCCTCTGCTTAA
- a CDS encoding DUF167 domain-containing protein codes for MQKKVKVKPNSKQQKIEEQPDGSLIVYLKSPPVDGKANEELIKLLAEKFGVPKSDIRIKSGLSSRQKLIEIDMAI; via the coding sequence ATGCAAAAAAAAGTTAAGGTTAAACCTAACTCAAAACAGCAAAAAATCGAAGAACAACCTGATGGTAGCCTGATCGTCTATTTAAAATCGCCCCCAGTTGATGGTAAGGCTAATGAAGAGTTAATTAAACTTCTAGCAGAGAAATTTGGTGTGCCAAAATCTGATATCAGAATTAAGTCTGGTTTGTCCTCCCGACAAAAGTTAATTGAAATTGATATGGCTATCTAG